The sequence GGATCGGGCATACTCGCTGGGCTACACACGGTGAACCGAGTGAAGACAATGCGCACCCGCACCAAAGTGCATCAGGGCGTTTTACACTAGTGCACAATGGTGTAATCGAGAACTACTATGAAGTTCGCGATGAATTCTTACATGATGTTACGTTAAAGAGCGAAACAGACACGGAAATCGTAGTTCAGTTAGTGGAGTATTTTGCGAATCAGACAGAAGATGTCTTGGACGGCTTTCGGAAGGCACTTTCTGTATTAAAAGGTTCCTATGCTATTGCATTAATTGATAATACAAATCCGGAGCTTATTTATGTTGCGAAAAACAAAAGTCCATTGTTAGTCGGACTAGGTGAAGGATTTAATGTGGTAGCAAGTGATGCAATGGCAACATTAAAAGAAACGAATCGTTATGTAGAAATTGAAGACAAAGAAATCGTATTAGTAAAGCGTAACGGTGTGGAAATCCAGAAGCTGGACGGTACTGTAGTGGAGCGCGAGTCTTATGTTGCAGAAATTGACGCTTCTGATACCGAAAAAGGAACATACCCGCATTTTATGTTAAAAGAAATTGATGAGCAGCCGTTTGTTATGCGTAAAATCATTCAAGAATATCAGGATAAGAATGATACGATTAAATTGGATAAAGACATTCGCAAAGCGATGAAAAAAGCGGATCGTATTTATATCATTGCAGCAGGAACCAGTTATCATGCTGGTTTAGTTGGAAAACAATTTATTGAGCGTTTAGCAAATATTCCAGTTGAAGTGCATATTGCAAGTGAGTTCTCTTATAATATGCCAATGTTATCGGAGAAACCATTATTTGTCTTTATCTCTCAAAGTGGAGAAACAGCAGACAGTCGTTCTGTATTAGTTCAAACAAAAGCTTTAGGGCACCCGGCATTAACGATTACAAATGTGCCAGGCTCTACCCTTTCTCGTGAAGCAGACTATACGTTGCACTTGCATGCAGGCCCAGAAATTGCAGTGGCTTCTACCAAAGCATATACAGCTCAAATTGCTGTATTAGCGATCTTGGCAGTGGACAGCGCAAGAGCAAAAGGTATTGATTTATCATTTGATCCACTTCAGGAACTTGGTATCGTAGCAAGTGCGATGGAAACATTAACGGATCAAAAAGAAGAATTCGAACGTATTGCCCAGGAAATGTTTGAAACAACTCGAAATGCATTTTTCATTGGTCGAGGTGTCGATTATTATGTTGTTCAGGAAGCAGCATTAAAACTGAAAGAAATCTCTTATATCCAGGCAGAAGGCTTTGCTGGTGGTGAATTGAAGCACGGTACGATTGCGTTGATTGAAGAAGGAACACCAGTTATCGCTATTGCTACCCAAGAGAATGTTAATCTTTCCATCCGAGGTAATGTACAAGAGGTAGCAGCTCGTGGAGCGAACACTTGTGTAGTTAGTTTGAAAGGACTTGAAAAAGACACAGACCAGTTTGTCTTACCAGAAGTTCACGAATTACTGACACCATTAGTAAGTGTAATCCCGATGCAGTTACTATCCTATTACGCAGCACTTCATCGTGATTGTGATGTAGATAAGCCACGTAACCTTGCGAAGAGTGTTACTGTCGAGTAAACGGAGTGCAGAAAGAAATAATAGTTTGTGAATGATTTATATTAAATCGTTGTAAAAATCGATATATTAATGTTTGAACAGAAGAAAAAGGAATCTTTTTCTTCTGTTCTTTTTTATAAGCAGAGAAAGTATATAAGTACAGTCGTAGAAGTAATCATGCTGAATAGGAAGATGTCCCCATGTAACTCTCTCTTACTGTCACCCACAATTAATGTTTTTCCATAAGTCTTAATCTCTTTCCGTAAGTATTAATGTTTTTCCGTGATTAGGAGAAGAAAGAGCATTTGAGAGAGACTTTTGGAGAAGATGTGAGAGAAAAATGAAGTGATAATGAAATGGTTCAGCATCAAATAAAACTTGATATATAAAGGTTTAGAGCAGAAGTTAAGGGTATCCTTTATCTTCTGTTCTTTTTCTATTTCCTTTCAGCCATTTCTTTGTTACGGAAAAACAAAGTTACCGTTCGACAAATTTCGCAACGAGTGAATCGGGTCAAAATCGGCTGTTTTACGGAAAAACATTAATTACGCACCATTATTTGTAAAAGTGGGTTGGAGTTAGGTGTGGTATGGGATTGAGGGTGATTTGGGGAGGGAAAGAGATTAATGTTGGGGGACACTTACAAAAATGTAACTCTTTTTACAAAATGTAAGTCAGTTTTACAAAGCAGGGGCAGCGAGACCCATTTATATATCAGCTTTAGGTAATACTTCAAGAAGAATCGAGAACGTACTATTTGTACAGCTTCTCGGTTCTTTTTTGTTTGAAGAAAAGTCTGAGAAACTATGCATGACAAGGGTTGGAGGTAAAAGAAAAAACGTTAGTGCGTGGAAAAATATGAGGTAGAGAGTAAGAAAAAAGCGTTATGATTCTTCTATCTATTCTCTTAATTCTCCAATCTACTCTGTAAAACCGAGTTCCATTTTTCGATTCTTTCCCGAATAATTTTCGATTAATTTCGACAATAAATGATGCTTTTCTTTGTAAAACCGAGTTAAAATAAACGG is a genomic window of Gracilibacillus salinarum containing:
- the glmS gene encoding glutamine--fructose-6-phosphate transaminase (isomerizing); this encodes MCGIVGYIGANDSKEILLTGLEKLEYRGYDSAGIAILNDEGVNVTKVKGRIAGLREKVDASVQANLGIGHTRWATHGEPSEDNAHPHQSASGRFTLVHNGVIENYYEVRDEFLHDVTLKSETDTEIVVQLVEYFANQTEDVLDGFRKALSVLKGSYAIALIDNTNPELIYVAKNKSPLLVGLGEGFNVVASDAMATLKETNRYVEIEDKEIVLVKRNGVEIQKLDGTVVERESYVAEIDASDTEKGTYPHFMLKEIDEQPFVMRKIIQEYQDKNDTIKLDKDIRKAMKKADRIYIIAAGTSYHAGLVGKQFIERLANIPVEVHIASEFSYNMPMLSEKPLFVFISQSGETADSRSVLVQTKALGHPALTITNVPGSTLSREADYTLHLHAGPEIAVASTKAYTAQIAVLAILAVDSARAKGIDLSFDPLQELGIVASAMETLTDQKEEFERIAQEMFETTRNAFFIGRGVDYYVVQEAALKLKEISYIQAEGFAGGELKHGTIALIEEGTPVIAIATQENVNLSIRGNVQEVAARGANTCVVSLKGLEKDTDQFVLPEVHELLTPLVSVIPMQLLSYYAALHRDCDVDKPRNLAKSVTVE